The Agromyces marinus genome window below encodes:
- a CDS encoding ATP-NAD kinase family protein, producing the protein MIGLVVNPVAGVGGPAGLAGSDGEEVQRRAGERGAHPRAGERAAAALSVLAAARPEELVVTVAGPMGEDAVRDAGLRPVVVWHPPAATTATDTTDAARALVDAGADLLLFAGGDGTARDVASGLPEGVAALGIPAGVKMYSPVFAVGPRAAGSLAAAWRGEGSLPVVDREVLDVDESQLRRARVEPRLYGTLRVPYRAGRTQARKAATPADERAAVRLAARGAAARLRPGIRYLLGPGGTMAELARELGVPKTPLGVDVVLDGRVVAAAASERDLLEQVAQGPSQAVVSIIGGQGFLLGRGNQQLSARVIDALGDEPVMVVAPEQKLIDLGGRPLLVDTGDPVVDTRLAGFARVVTGPGTTSIYPVHAPENEGALHAT; encoded by the coding sequence GTGATCGGGCTCGTCGTCAACCCCGTCGCCGGTGTCGGCGGACCCGCGGGGCTCGCCGGGAGCGACGGCGAGGAGGTGCAGCGCCGCGCGGGCGAGCGCGGCGCGCACCCCCGTGCCGGCGAGCGGGCCGCCGCGGCCCTCTCGGTTCTCGCCGCCGCGAGACCGGAGGAACTCGTCGTCACCGTCGCCGGTCCGATGGGTGAGGACGCGGTCCGCGACGCGGGGCTCCGCCCCGTCGTCGTGTGGCATCCGCCCGCCGCGACGACGGCGACCGACACGACGGACGCCGCACGGGCCCTCGTCGACGCCGGCGCCGACCTCCTGCTGTTCGCGGGCGGCGACGGCACCGCGCGCGACGTGGCATCCGGTCTGCCGGAGGGCGTCGCCGCGCTCGGCATCCCGGCGGGCGTGAAGATGTACTCGCCGGTGTTCGCCGTCGGGCCCCGCGCCGCGGGATCGCTCGCGGCGGCGTGGCGGGGCGAAGGGAGCCTCCCCGTGGTCGATCGCGAGGTGCTCGACGTCGACGAGTCGCAGCTGCGTCGCGCGCGCGTCGAACCCCGCCTGTACGGAACCCTCCGCGTGCCCTATCGTGCCGGCCGCACGCAGGCGCGCAAGGCGGCCACGCCGGCCGACGAACGCGCGGCCGTGCGGCTCGCGGCCAGGGGAGCGGCGGCGCGCCTGCGGCCCGGTATCCGCTACCTGCTCGGACCCGGCGGCACGATGGCGGAGCTCGCTCGCGAACTCGGCGTGCCGAAGACGCCGCTCGGCGTCGACGTCGTGCTCGACGGGCGCGTCGTCGCGGCCGCCGCGTCGGAGCGCGACCTGCTCGAGCAGGTCGCGCAGGGGCCCTCGCAGGCCGTCGTCTCCATCATCGGAGGCCAGGGATTCCTGCTCGGCCGAGGCAACCAGCAGCTCTCCGCGCGCGTCATCGACGCGCTCGGCGACGAGCCCGTCATGGTCGTCGCGCCCGAGCAGAAGCTCATCGACCTCGGCGGGCGGCCGCTGCTCGTCGACACCGGCGACCCTGTCGTCGACACCCGGCTCGCCGGATTCGCCAGGGTCGTCACCGGCCCCGGCACCACCAGCATCTACCCGGTCCACGCACCGGAGAACGAAGGAGCGCTCCATGCGACTTGA
- a CDS encoding SDR family NAD(P)-dependent oxidoreductase — translation MRLENKQAIVTGGAGGIGRATAKALAEQGAAVAVVDLDGDAAEAVAAEIRDAGGTAIAIRADVSSEADIERVVRTTVAEFGGVNVVFNNAGIIRRTTVLETSVEEWDRVFGVNVRSIFLMCKHVVPIMAAAGGGSIVNTGSGWGLKGGGQAISYCASKGAVVNMTRALAIDHGPQGIRVNSVNPGDVNTGMLRDEASQLGQDANAFLAEAADRPLRRMGEPREIASAVVWLASDESSYVTGSALVVDGGGIA, via the coding sequence ATGCGACTTGAGAACAAGCAGGCCATCGTGACCGGCGGCGCGGGCGGCATCGGCCGCGCGACCGCGAAGGCGCTCGCCGAGCAGGGCGCCGCAGTGGCCGTCGTCGACCTCGACGGCGACGCGGCCGAGGCGGTCGCGGCCGAGATCCGCGACGCCGGCGGCACCGCCATCGCGATCCGAGCGGATGTCTCGAGCGAAGCCGACATCGAACGCGTCGTCCGCACGACCGTCGCCGAGTTCGGCGGCGTGAACGTCGTCTTCAACAACGCCGGCATCATCCGCCGCACGACCGTGCTCGAGACGAGCGTCGAGGAGTGGGACCGCGTGTTCGGCGTGAACGTGCGCTCGATCTTCCTCATGTGCAAGCACGTCGTGCCGATCATGGCCGCCGCGGGCGGCGGGTCGATCGTGAACACCGGTTCCGGGTGGGGCCTCAAGGGCGGCGGGCAGGCGATCTCGTACTGCGCGTCGAAGGGCGCCGTCGTCAACATGACGCGCGCGCTCGCGATCGACCACGGCCCGCAGGGCATCCGGGTCAACTCGGTCAACCCCGGCGACGTGAACACCGGCATGCTGCGCGACGAGGCGAGCCAGCTCGGCCAGGACGCGAACGCCTTCCTCGCCGAGGCCGCCGACCGCCCGCTGCGGCGCATGGGCGAACCGCGCGAGATCGCCTCGGCGGTGGTGTGGCTCGCGAGCGACGAGTCGAGCTACGTGACCGGATCGGCGCTCGTCGTGGACGGCGGCGGGATCGCGTAG